In Tachysurus fulvidraco isolate hzauxx_2018 chromosome 5, HZAU_PFXX_2.0, whole genome shotgun sequence, the genomic stretch CGCCGATAAGCTCTTAAACAGTCAGTCAGCAACGTCTTTATCCACTTAGCTCAGAGTGTTATAAAAAGGCATGTTAAAATAGACTGAGCGAGAGATGCACAGACAAATAAGATGTTGCATCATGCctaaaaaatattacatcattACGAGACAGATAGATGTGGACACAAGTTTTAATTctgaaaagaaatgtaaaaatagatGACAGGGATGCAAGGAGatgaatcaggtgtgtgttgagCACTGAACCAGATCCATCTGTACAGCGCAGGTGGTCCTCTTGTCAaaggaaaacaataaacaaaaacaaaccctgaCTGGAATGATGCATGTGTGAGACTGAGAGGGATCTAACATTATAGGAACTTTCATCTTTCTTCAGTGACTTACAAGTGAGGCATGCACATAGCAGAGCAGTTTTTGCATTTACTGCCTCCTTAGTTGAGGGTTAGatttctgcctgtgtgtgtgtgtgtgtgtgtgtgtgtgtgtgtgtgtgtgtgtgtgtgtgtgtgtgtgtgtgtgtgtgtgtgtgtgcagagattgcatgttctccctgtgctccAGGAATTTCcaccaggtactccggtttcctccataTGTCTATTGACATGTAAGCCGATTGGCATCTCgaaattgtctgtaatgtgtgaatggttgtgtgtgaatgtgcaacTGTGCCCTGCAACTGACTGACACACCACCCAGAGTGTCCTCTGCCTTGGGCACTAAGATAAATCCTGTCAACTTTtgtaggataagcagtacagaaaatgaatagatagatggatgccTGTACTGTTTTACAGCTTTTAAATTGGAATGTCCTTTTCATAAAGCATAGTCACCAGCATGTTTCTGCTACATAAATCCAGAACAGTAATGGGTCAGTCAAATTTATACACTGACATTTCACAGCTTTTTGATTTGACTGACCATTATATCTTTGGATAAAGACTTACAAAAGCACGCATCCACAATGACCTTCTGAGcacaaaaggttttattttgctGTCCGTTCATATCTTATTCGCACATTTATACAGCAAagacattgtttttttgttttttttccagaacattGGTGGATTTAGATCATAGTAACATTACTATAATACACTGATGGCAACAACCAGCCAATGGATAGAGGGGTGAGGAGAATTAAAATTTACAGATATTCAGAATAACAGATCTCTCTGttgcatacagtatacagtaactGCAATATACAGCTGAATAACCATGAGAGAACTTCATTGAACAAATCTTCTTGTATCTGTACTGACAAGGATGTGTGTAAAGGATTTCAGTAAAGTCCACAGAAACTTGAACCACTGTCAGGGACTCTAGGGGGACATTGTTGCTTTTGGGTCTGtgccatgtgcttctgtttgtttttgtatcacGCGTGTTATCCCCACCCtttcacacctgttccttgtgtttcaattATTGTCACCCCTATTTATACATgttgtcttgtgtctgttttttgctgagtccttgtcttTGGTTGGCTGTCTGTTTGTTGttcctgtgttttgtgtttccagACTGAGTATAGTGTTTCTtgccctttgttattttttctctaATAAACCCCTTTTCTGTTATAactgcatttgggtctgcttttatcCCGCGATCGCTAACACACAGAGGCAGAACGAAACCGTTCTCTTGGCAGcatgcttgtttttatttagtgacaatctgcaaaacaaaacagaaatattaatacaatcgATTTTAATAAAACCTCAATGTAGTGTACTGAAATAAAATTATGCTAATACAAGATTgcctttttttgttaaataagcATCCGCAAAGGGTGTGCACATCAACactaatggaaaataaatacttgGTACAAGAAAGTTGAATATCAGATGTGCCAACATTGTACAAGCAGGTAGACAGAAACTGAAACTAACCACAAAAACTGTAGCAGATTTTTAAGTGGATAAAATACCTTTATGCTAATaagataaaatgaaaacatttttggaaAGAGCGTTTTCAGGTAAATattaattgaaaaaataaaactgcgTGGAAAAGTACAACAGAAACAATAGTCTACAGAGACAATAGTCTCACCTCCATGTATTCAAGTGATCAAGGTTTGTGTTCAAAGCTCGCTTCGATAAAGTTGGCAGGAAACAAATGGAACTTGTGTCTGAATGCATTTGCGTTTGGTCTGACCAGCTTAACAGCTGAACACATGATTTGGTACCTATCAATTTGGCATCTGCTATAAATTATTCTGCCACTTTTGGTAAAACGGTGACAGAAAACATGTGAAGTGGAACCAAGACATACTTATTAAATGACTCATCCTTGAGATTCAGGACTAGAGAGTCTGCATTCAGATATATTCTGTTCTGGGAGGATGCAATCTGAAACACAGGAGAGGAAAGCTTAAAGAAATGCATATTATAACATGTACTGTTCCCAGCTGCAAACAAAAAAGCAGTGCATCATCCAGCCATGACTAAACTATGGTCAAACAACCAAAAGATATGCAGAAGAAAACATCCAAAAATGCACCTCAcagtaaataaactaataaataaaatcaacttTGCACTGTACCAGGATGGATAAGAGTCTCAATAAATTATTTGGGACTGACGAACCGTTTTAGCGACCGACTGTGCTGCTCAGATTCTCCTGAGTTTGAGATATCCAGGATTCTTTGTGAATCTCTTAACTTTGGGtacaggaagagaaaaaagaaaatatcatatatcataAACATATACATCTACTAAATATTTGTATCATATATAGAATGTATTAAGTTTGCCTAGAGGAAGTCATTTCCACCATTTTGGCTGCTTGGGCCTCTCCTTCAGCTTGGATGATCTTCTGCCTCTTATCCTGCTTAGCTTTTTCCACAAAGAAATGAGCTCTCTGTGACTCCTGCTGGGCTAGAGGACACCATCTAAATCTTCAATCTAAATGTAAGCTATTATACTGCATCTCTTATTAAATGTGCTGATACAAAGCTGCAGTTATGCATAGATTTTTTCATGTTTGGCATCTACAGCTGCTGTGTATTCTCTGCTGAAGCTCAGCTCTGTGAGGGCCACATCATTGAGAATGATGTTGAAGTTTTTAGCACGTTCAACCAGCTCCTGACGGATCAGCAATGAAACCTGACCACACAAAGATCAGACTTCAGGTGGAGTCCGAATCATCTACATTAAATGAATAGATGAAGTAAACAACTGAGAGGGAAAGCAATGTCAtatcttgtttttcttcttattattattattattattatcattgctAACTCATATATTGTATTTAGTGTATTCACATAAATTTATAAAGTTACTGTCTCACTGTGgcatctgtaataaaatgccacatattattattaaaacccTCAGATCTGAGCAGTTATAAATTAACACTACATCAGTAAGTTTCAAGCGGATAACCTTTGTGCTAGACACAGCAATACAATAACACTATTGAAacatgaatttattattattattattattattattattattattattattaaaatatgattttgtGACATATATGTGAAAGCCCCTATACTGGCTGCAGCTGGCATGAGCAACTTAATCAGCCAATGAGACTGCATCATTCTTGGattgctttgtgtgtttttttagtgAGCATGTCAGAAGAAAAATCACTGTAAGTGATGTAAATCATAGTAATTAtgaaagtacattttaaaagacTTCCACGTCCTCAGTCAGCGGGAAAGCCTGTAtggttcagtttgtttttttatctgtttgtgtgaTATTAGCTGTAACCTCTAAATGGCCTTAAATCAAATCAACAATATATCTGAGACGGTAGGCAAATACTCGAGTAGGAAACTGCTTACCAAAGATATTGATATATCTTGTTACATCTGAACTAAAGCATCTATGATCAAGCACCAAGTTATGATATACGCTAGTTGCCACTGCAGGaaattagctgtgtgtgtgtgtgtgtgtgtgtgtgtgtgtgtgtgtgtgtgtgtgtgtgtgtgtgtgtgtgtgtgtgtgtgtgtacgtaacAGTCAATAACAGTCTTACCTgagctttttgctttttgtgtTATAAGCTGTGAGGCATTGAATTTGGCTACAACATTCTTCAGGACTTCATTGACTATGGAAGGAAGGGCACACTCATCATAGTCTTTCCCCAAATACTGGTACATGTAGGAAAGGTTGGATGCCACAGGCCGTGACAACACACGCAGTGCAATGTTCACCATCTGAAAGTatgatcacacacaaaaaacaagcagaatGAAAAAGTTATTAAAACGCATGTGTGTCTTTGCATGCCTTTTGATTTTTAGTTacaaataagaacaataaaCTAAGCATTCATGTTTCATTCAAATTTGGCATTCATGATTCATGCcaaatttttttgaaaaaattaATCTGTATaaagggggcatggtggcttagtggttagcacgttcacctcacacctatagggttgggggttcgattcccgcctccaccttgtgtgtgtgtggagtttgcatgttctccccgtgccttgagggtttcctccgggtactctggtttctccccccggtccaaagacatgcatggtaggttgattggcatctctggaaaattgtccgtagtgtgtgagtgaatgagagtgtgtgtgccctgcgatgggttggcactccgtccagggtgtatcctgccttgatgcccaatgacacctgagatccTGAAGTTCtcggctccctgtgacccgagaagttcggataagcggtagaaaattaatgaatgaagcaTAATCTGTATAACTAATCAATCAAAATTCATGTCCATGGTTATTGCAAATTAACTACATATACTCCATTGAAgactattttaatttattaatttttttggaTGTTTGGATATTTAATTTGCTGTACcagaataataatgataaataacaaATTTGGAATGATATATACCTTTACTTCCTGTCAATGAGGAAATCTTACATTTCTGTGGTTTTGCTCTGATATCATAAATAATGGGGTACTGAAACCATGGTATTCTACAAAAAGTGGGAAAAATGTGATTGTGGTACTGATGGTACATGCATTTCCATCAACAAaagtattaaaatgaattaaactgTACTTTGTATAAGAAATACCTGAAGTGTAGCCCCTCAGACAGGACTGTGTGCATCTGCATTCCACCGATTCTGCTGAAGATGATCGCACGCTGACCCCCC encodes the following:
- the phb2b gene encoding prohibitin-2b, whose amino-acid sequence is MVNKEPNFFSAFGEFCWPDVLWSSWCRSLIEITNWFWCTCLWNQRGYILYTVEGGQRAIIFSRIGGMQMHTVLSEGLHFRIPWFQYPIIYDIRAKPQKCKISSLTGSKGSRELQDLRCHWAS